The Photobacterium sanguinicancri genome includes the window TGTTTTGATCACCTTGTTTGCATTAGGGGGGTCAACCTACGGGATGGCGGAAGAGACCGTTGCATTCTGGGCGGTGATCTTACCCGTAATGGCTGCGGCTGGTTATGACCGTATGGTTGCCGCGGGGATCATCTTGCTTGGTTCTGGTGTGGGGGTATTGGCATCAACAGTAAACCCATTTGCAACAGGTATCGCATCTGGTTTTGCAGGCCTACCGATTGGTGATGGTATCGGTTTGCGTGTTATCCAACTGACCGTGCTGATTGTTTTAGCGTCTTGGTTTGTTATGCGCTATGCCGCGCAAGTGAAAGCGGATAAATCAAAATCTGTGCTTGCGGACATTGAATTTGAAGATGAATTCTCTCACATGAAAGAAGACACTGGCGAATTCACCACCAAGCAAAAACTGACCATGAGTGTGTTCTTCGGCGCATTCTTAGTCATGATTTACGGTGTTATTCCATGGGAAGACATGGGCATCACAGCCATTCCGACATTGTGGTGGTGGTTCGATGAACTTTCTACTCTGTTCTTGGCATCAGCGATTTTAATTGCTGTTATCAACCGCATGTCTGAAGGTGATTTCATCAAAACCTTCATGGAAGGGGCAAAAGACCTAATTGGTGTTGCGCTGGTGGTTGCCGTAGCACGTGGTATCTACGTTGTTATGGATAACGGTGTGATCATCGATACTATTCTTAACTGGGCTGAAGGTATGGTTACGGGCTTGTCATCTGGCGTGTTCGTGATTGTGACTTACCTGGTTCATATCGTATTGAGCTTCTTTATCCCTTCTACCTCTGGTCTTGCAACGGTTTCTATGCCGCTAATGGCACCATTGGCTGACTTCTCGGGTATTGGCCGCGATTTAATTATCACCGCTTACCAATCAGCAAGTGGTTGGATTAATATTTTTGCGCCAACGGCGGGTCACTTAGTGGCTGGTTTGGCATTGGCAAAAATACCGTATGAACGCTTCTTGAAGTGGGTTATGCCATTCGTCGTCATGGTATTTGTTGCTACTATTCTTGTCTTGTTCGTTGGTGCGGCACTGCTGTAAATCTGTCGTTCACACAACAAATAGCATAGATATTAAAAGAGGTGTACCTAGGTACACCTCTTTTTTTATGGCTATTCAGTGAAAGCATCGAGCTTGCTAAGCGCTTAGAGGCTTAGAGGCTTAGAGGCTTAGAGGCTTAGAGGCTTAGAGGCTTAGTTATTCGTTACGGTAAACTCACTTAAGCGGTTTCTCTGATCTTCCGCTAATTGCGATAAGTGACCACTTGCTTCAGCTGTTTGGCTAATACCTGCCACATTTTGGCTGATGATATCGTTGATGTTATTGATATTCAGAGTGATGTCCGAGATTGCACGGCTCTGTTCATCAACCGATGCCGTCACATCACCATTCACTTCACTAATATGGCGCAGTGCTTGGGTAATGGATTCAATTTGTAGGCTCGTTTGCTCAGCGATCTCGTTATTCTCTTTTACCTTAGTTAGGCTGTTATTAACCGCTGTAACAACCGTTGAAGATTTGCTTTGCAGTTGTTCGATAATAGTTTGGATTTGCTGAGTCGATTCTTGTGTTTTGGCTGCCAATACACGTACTTCATCGGCAACAACCGCGAAACCACGACCACTTTCCCCCGCACGAGCGGCTTCAATTGCTGCATTTAGTGCTAGCAGGTTCGTTTGTTCAGAAATGCTGTCGATGACAGTAATAACTTCACTGATTTTGATGCTCTGTTCATTAAGATCAAGCACCTGCTCTGATGTTTCGTTCAATTGCAGGGTTAATTCTTGTGATAGTTCACGTGACTGCTGGGCAATCGCGGTACCTTCAGCACCCATTTCCAATGCTTGTTGGGCGCTATCATCAGCGGTTCTGGCGTAACCATCGACCTGTGAAGCGGCGGCTGAAAGCTCTGTTACTGCATGGGTAATTTGTTCTACTTGCTGCTGCTGTTCACGACCGTTGACTTCACTTTGCGTCATTACTGCTGCTAGCTCGGTTGAAGAGGTAGCGACTTCATCACCAACACCACGAAGGGCACGAATAGTTTGATTAAGCTGTGAAATAGCATCATCAAGGCTAGCACCAAGCATACCTAACTCGTTTTTACCTGCGATGTCAGTACGGGTAGTCAGTTTGCCTTCTGCCAGTGATTTTACTGCTAAGTAAAGGTTTTGCATTAGGTTACTGATCGCATTGGCTAGTAGCAAACTCATTGCCATAGATAGAATGATAGCAATGGTAGAGGCGATGATCTGACTTGAAGCCACAGAGCCGAGCAGCTCATGTGAGCGTCCAGATAGTTCCTCTGTGTGTATGATTGCATCTTGAGTGAGGCTGGTGATGATATCTGTATTGACGTTACCCAAGTCAATCATAGCTGTCACGGCTTTTGCTTTTTGTGCATCAAGCGCGATGATTTGAGTAACTTGTTTTTCCCACTCATCAGCGTGGTTGATCAGGGTCTGTGCTTCTGGCCACTGACGGAAAGATTTTAGTTCTTTGATCAGCAAACGCGTTTGTTCAAGTGCTTTACTTGTCGCGTCACTATTTTGACCTTTTACACCTTCTGCAATTTCAAACAACATTAAACCACCAATACTTGAAATATCGGATAGTTTATTGGTCCAGAGGGAAATATCTTCGCTATTACGGTGACTTGCAACCGCACTATCAGCATCATTAATATCGTTTGTGATCCAACTTGTTGCATCATATATTGCGTTAATATTTTGACGATGTTGGCGGACGTACTGTGAATTAATCGTATATTGATTAAAGTTGCGAATAAATTTATTAAGTTCAGATTTAACGTCAGGTGTTAGCGCAATATTATCTGCTTTTATTAAATCACTATAACTTTGCTGAACTTTGGCGTAATTGTCATTGTTCGTAGCTACCATTTTATCTAAGCGATCATAGAAACCTAGACCATATATAGATGCCATGCGGCTAACATCTTGTAAATCTTGAAATTCTTTCAGTGTTGCATTAAAAGAAATGTAGTTGTTTACCGTGTTTGTATTTTCTTCTACGTCAGACAGTAAGCTTTGGCTTATTAATATGGTAATAATAAAACAGATAATTGCAAAGGCGGAAGAAAGGGATAGTAATATTCTTAATGGAATGTTTTTTATAGTATTTGTCATGTCTCATCTACGTCTGAAGTATGTATTAATAGAGTGTGTTACTTTTATTGTTATTCTTTTATTTAGTAAATATTAGAAGACTAATATTTTGTTAGGCATTATATACGCAGATAAGATGTTTTAAAGGGGGAACATGAAATTTAGGAATAAATTCCTAGTAAGTAATAAAATAAGATATGTGTTATTTATATTAGTTCTTTACATTCATTCATAAAGTTATATTTAATATATAAAGTGCAATTATGATTTCATTTAATCAAACAGTTAAAAAGAGGCAATGTGTTAGTTTTGCCTCTTTTTTAATGCGTTGATCTATGAGTTATCTAACACTAATCACATTGCAGGAAACAATATTTGGTAAAGGTAACCTGCGCTGATTGCCATTCCAAGAATGACAACAAGGAACGCGATAATCATTTTATTTTTGAAGATCGATTTTAATAGAATAACTTCCGTTAGACTTGCACCCGCACTACCGATAATTAATGCCATTACTGCACCTAATCCCATGCCTTTTGCGGCTAATGCTGCACTAAGCGGGATAACTGCTTCTGCACGAATATAGAGTGGAATACCAATCACGGCTGCGACAGGAATGGCAAAGATATTATCGTCGTTCGCTACACTTGCAACCCATTCTGTTGGCATAAAGCCATAAATCATCGAGCCAACTGCAATACCACCAATCAGGTAAGGAAGTACCTTTTTGAAGTCTACCCATGTAGATCGCCATACTCTAACCCATTTACTAACAGGCTTAGCCTTGCTGCCACAACTTGAGCCACAGCCTTTAGATGCTGGTGCTTCATAAGCTTCTGGTTTGATATAACGCTCAAAGCCTAGCTTTTCGAGTGTGTAACCGGCAATAACGGAAACACCCATCGCAACCATAAAGTAGAACACTGTCACTTGTAGGCCAAAGGTAACCGCAAACAAGCCAATAATAATTGGATTTAGCAGTGGGCTAGCAAACAAAAATACCATCATGGTGCCAAACCCTGCTTTAGCGCGAAGTAATCCTTTTAGAAACGGAATCGTTGAGCATGAGCAGAAGGGGGTAATTGCGCCAAGGAACGCTGCGATGATATACCCTTTTCCTCTCTTTGCACTTAAGATCTGCTGGATCTTTGCTGGGGAAATATACTCTTGCAAGATCCCAACAGCGTAGCTGATAAGTAAAAATAGGACGGTTAGCTCAGCAGCAAGAAAAACAAACATATCTAAGGTGTCTTTTGCCATAGTGAGCATGCTTGGAGTGATCATAGTAAGCCTTAAATTTTATAGTTAAATCTACATTTCTGGAATAGTCGAAATATAGGCGCAATTAATTTCATCGTCAATATATTTCTGCTATTATCGAAATATAAATTACCGAGATGAAGTAAGGCCAGAAGTTATGGATATCGAATTTTTTGCTAAGGCCCTGAAAGAACTAGGTCATCCGACACGTCTTCAGATTTTTAAGCATTTGGTAAAGTCGGGTCATCAAGGCTTAGCCGTTGGTGATATACAAGAAGA containing:
- a CDS encoding YfcC family protein gives rise to the protein MTTATEKSQPVNAKKSFKMPTVYTILFIIIALVALLTWIMPAGKYDYMVNGTDQIIPAAEVLDYNGGERLLPIPGSYQEIESSPQGVIDVLMAPIKGFHKAVDVALFVLVIGGFLAITMRTGAMDSGVAAIVRKFRGREQMLIPVLITLFALGGSTYGMAEETVAFWAVILPVMAAAGYDRMVAAGIILLGSGVGVLASTVNPFATGIASGFAGLPIGDGIGLRVIQLTVLIVLASWFVMRYAAQVKADKSKSVLADIEFEDEFSHMKEDTGEFTTKQKLTMSVFFGAFLVMIYGVIPWEDMGITAIPTLWWWFDELSTLFLASAILIAVINRMSEGDFIKTFMEGAKDLIGVALVVAVARGIYVVMDNGVIIDTILNWAEGMVTGLSSGVFVIVTYLVHIVLSFFIPSTSGLATVSMPLMAPLADFSGIGRDLIITAYQSASGWINIFAPTAGHLVAGLALAKIPYERFLKWVMPFVVMVFVATILVLFVGAALL
- a CDS encoding permease, whose product is MAKDTLDMFVFLAAELTVLFLLISYAVGILQEYISPAKIQQILSAKRGKGYIIAAFLGAITPFCSCSTIPFLKGLLRAKAGFGTMMVFLFASPLLNPIIIGLFAVTFGLQVTVFYFMVAMGVSVIAGYTLEKLGFERYIKPEAYEAPASKGCGSSCGSKAKPVSKWVRVWRSTWVDFKKVLPYLIGGIAVGSMIYGFMPTEWVASVANDDNIFAIPVAAVIGIPLYIRAEAVIPLSAALAAKGMGLGAVMALIIGSAGASLTEVILLKSIFKNKMIIAFLVVILGMAISAGYLYQILFPAM
- a CDS encoding methyl-accepting chemotaxis protein, with product MTNTIKNIPLRILLSLSSAFAIICFIITILISQSLLSDVEENTNTVNNYISFNATLKEFQDLQDVSRMASIYGLGFYDRLDKMVATNNDNYAKVQQSYSDLIKADNIALTPDVKSELNKFIRNFNQYTINSQYVRQHRQNINAIYDATSWITNDINDADSAVASHRNSEDISLWTNKLSDISSIGGLMLFEIAEGVKGQNSDATSKALEQTRLLIKELKSFRQWPEAQTLINHADEWEKQVTQIIALDAQKAKAVTAMIDLGNVNTDIITSLTQDAIIHTEELSGRSHELLGSVASSQIIASTIAIILSMAMSLLLANAISNLMQNLYLAVKSLAEGKLTTRTDIAGKNELGMLGASLDDAISQLNQTIRALRGVGDEVATSSTELAAVMTQSEVNGREQQQQVEQITHAVTELSAAASQVDGYARTADDSAQQALEMGAEGTAIAQQSRELSQELTLQLNETSEQVLDLNEQSIKISEVITVIDSISEQTNLLALNAAIEAARAGESGRGFAVVADEVRVLAAKTQESTQQIQTIIEQLQSKSSTVVTAVNNSLTKVKENNEIAEQTSLQIESITQALRHISEVNGDVTASVDEQSRAISDITLNINNINDIISQNVAGISQTAEASGHLSQLAEDQRNRLSEFTVTNN